In Gossypium arboreum isolate Shixiya-1 chromosome 5, ASM2569848v2, whole genome shotgun sequence, a single genomic region encodes these proteins:
- the LOC108485997 gene encoding uncharacterized protein LOC108485997, whose translation MEQQTNKTNAPSRKVRFAPKAPTRRAPKLKVKTEVIEDSDAVQARDLLQRLNQISAKTKPKVEKKVASSQVAFGFGAGSTSIKTFGASRGSVPTPGLREEKEYKEPWDYYSYYPVTLPMRRPYSGNPEFLDEEEFALANATFEEDSVEPAVELGLMEENSEATMFFIQLPPTLPMTKQTGNISGNETNSRSKPAASVGSAKKTCGIEELSAGFMGKMLVYRSGAVKLKLGDTLYDVIPGCNGEFSQDVVAVNTGKKHCCGVGEIDKRAILTLDVNSVFNHLTDL comes from the exons ATGGAACAACAAACTAACAAAACCAATGCTCCCTCCAGGAAG GTTAGATTTGCACCGAAAGCTCCTACTCGCCGAGCACCAAAGCTGAAGGTTAAAAC TGAAGTCATCGAAGACTCTGATGCTGTTCAGGCCAGGGATTTGCTGCAGCGTTTAAAT CAAATTTCTGCAAAGACAAAGCCTAAAGTTGAAAAGAAAG TTGCATCTTCACAAGTTGCATTTGGTTTTGGAGCGGGGTCAACTTCAATAAAAACATTTGGAGCTTCCAGAG GTAGTGTTCCTACTCCAGGTTTGAGAGAGGAGAAAGAATACAAAGAACCATGG GATTATTATAGTTATTATCCTGTAACCCTTCCTATGAGGAGACCATATTCAGGAAATCCAG AGTTTCTTGATGAGGAGGAGTTTGCTTTAGCAAATGCAACTTTCGAAGAAGATTCAGTGGAGCCAGCAGTAGAGCTTGGTCTAATG GAGGAGAATTCAGAAGCAACTATGTTCTTTATTCAGTTACCACCAACATTACCTATGACAAAGCAAACAGGAAACATATCTGGGAATGAAACCAATAGCCGTTCAAAACCGGCTGCGAGTGTAGGTTCTGCAAAGAAGACATGTGGCATAGAAGAGTTATCTGCAGGTTTCATGGGTAAAATGCTCGTGTATAGAAGTGGTGCTGTCAAGTTAAAGTTGGGGGATACCCTTTATGAT GTCATACCAGGTTGCAATGGCGAGTTTTCCCAAGATGTTGTAGCTGTTAATACTGGAAAGAAGCATTGTTGTGGTGTTGGGGAAATTGACAAGCGAGCTATTTTAACCCTAGATGTTAATTCTGTTTTCAATCATTTGACTGATCTTTGA
- the LOC108484457 gene encoding growth-regulating factor 1-like isoform X2, whose amino-acid sequence MMSGRNRFPFTASQYQELEHQALIFKYMVSGIPIPPDLLFTIKRSCLDTSLSSRLFSYQPQHIGWNCFQMGLGRKVDPEPGRCRRTDGKKWRCSKEAYPDSKYCERHMHRGKNRSRKPVEVSNATMANPSTATQNISSITKTHHPPSFSSLSSMSLSSESQQQHQLRYHGYHSQANHPFMYPHASRPPGVGLSPQENTTHSLLGSGSYSQTNTDYSYVYGLKEEVDEHAFFSEPSGTMRSFSGSSVDDSWQLAPLTMSSSSSKQRNCSGLQSEYSYLQLQSLTDHNPKQNKQDADEHSYIKYEMTDELEKGEPQKTVHRFFDEWPPKHRDSWLDLDDKSSNSSSVSTTRLSISIPSTSHDFPIFNSRAHNDG is encoded by the exons ATGATGAGTGGAAGAAACAGGTTTCCTTTTACTGCATCTCAGTATCAAGAGCTTGAACATCAAGCTCTAATCTTCAAGTACATGGTCTCAGGCATCCCTATACCACCTGATCTACTCTTCACCATCAAGAGAAGCTGCTTGGATACCTCACTTTCTTCAAGGCTTTTCTCTTACCAGCCTCAACATA TTGGATGGAACTGTTTTCAGATGGGATTGGGGAGAAAAGTGGACCCAGAACCTGGAAGGTGTAGAAGAACTGATGGAAAGAAATGGAGATGCTCTAAAGAAGCCTACCCAGATTCAAAGTACTGTGAAAGACACATGCATAGAGGCAAAAACCGTTCAAGAAAGCCTGTGGAAGTTAGTAATGCAACAATGGCAAATCCTTCAACAGCAACTCAAAACATCTCATCAATCACCAAGACACACCACCCcccttctttttcttctctttcttccaTGTCCTTGTCTTCTGAATCCCAACAGCAGCACCAACTTCGCTACCATGGTTATCATTCCCAGGCGAATCACCCCTTTATGTATCCCCATGCATCGAGACCTCCAGGGGTTGGCCTGTCACCTCAAGAAAACACCACACATTCTCTCCTCGGCTCTGGCTCTTACTCCCAGACTAACACGGATTACAG TTATGTTTATGGGTTGAAAGAAGAAGTAGATGAACATGCTTTTTTCTCTGAACCTTCCGGTACAATGAGGAGTTTCTCAGGTTCATCTGTGGATGATTCATGGCAACTTGCACCACTAACAATGAGCTCCTCTTCCTCAAAGCAGAGGAACTGTTCTGGATTACAGAGTGAATACTCTTACTTGCAGCTTCAAAGCCTCACTGATCACAACCCGAAACAAAACAAACAGGATGCTGATGAACATTCCTATATCAAATATGAAATGACTGATGAATTGGAGAAAGGAGAACCCCAAAAGACAGTCCATCGTTTCTTTGATGAATGGCCACCAAAACATAGAGATTCATGGCTTGATTTGGATGATAAATCATCAAACAGCTCATCAGTTTCAACAACCAGACTCTCTATATCCATCCCTTCCACTTCACATGACTTCCCCATTTTCAATTCAAGAGCTCATAAtg ATGGTTGA
- the LOC108486337 gene encoding uncharacterized protein LOC108486337 isoform X2 produces the protein MSKSEDSGSPGWTASFFMPTKEDVARAVAAAAAAATAVHSPRPSAVYSLKDENSGSQFQKLQHHVARVLKGFSQPPEVRRGTYNPEVLTSQKRQWANFQLQHLDHRSFKGPSRLFESMVVVGLPPSCDIQALQRQYVTRQPEGSGKLRSALSCQNNSRVEPYLEPQVLFVYPPEKPLPLKHKDLLSFCFPGGIEVHAVEKTPSMSELNEILLSQEHLKQSDLSFVFRLQVADNSTLYGCCVLVEEIVQKPSGLLSLISDRQPAYPSLSRYVMTTRRCYCILSRLPFFELHFGVLNSIFDEERLERLTKSIGDIDLELSESYSNEANIDDVLTDQGALEDIQNTMTEPSEISSGDSKLGVDLETETFKRGKESGGADPEDCDTDVDDFTTNKQAAERHLPNAVLPFLRYYQYESSESSCSFQGSPCDDRNLRSDVDDTETEEASISGQEDSSDHLDILEWAKANNHGSLQILCEYYRLPCPERGSKLRFHPLEHLHPLEYHRPDEKVLHIAGSTIDLRSCSTSLEFAEAHTALLAEEEATALSTWAVACMCGSLRLEHVLTIFAAALLEKQIVVVCSNLGILSAIVLSIVPLIRPYQWQSLLMPVLPDDMLDFLDAPVPYIVGVKNKTSEVQSKLANVILVDANKNQIKTSTIPQLPQHRELFACLSPYHAKLVGESYLGRKRPVHECTDVQIEAAKGFLVVLRSYLDSLCSNMRSHTITNVQSNNDKVSLLLKESFIDSFPSRDRPFMKLFVDTQLFTVHTDLVLSFIQKE, from the exons ATGTCCAAAAGTGAAGATTCTGGTAGCCCTGGATGGACTGCATCCTTTTTCATGCCGACGAAGGAGGATGTTGCAAGGGCAGTTGCTGCTGCTGCTGCAGCTGCAACTGCTGTTCATTCTCCCCGACCATCTGCTGTATATTCATTGAAAGATGAGAATAGCGGTAGCCAATTTCAGAAGCTCCAGCATCATGTTGCAAGAGTGTTAAAAGGCTTCTCGCAACCCCCTGAAGTGAGACGTGGAACTTACAATCCGGAAGTTCTGACTAGCCAAAAGCGTCAGTGGGCAAACTTTCAGCTGCAACATTTG GATCATAGATCTTTTAAAGGACCATCAAGGTTGTTTGAGAGCATGGTTGTTGTTGGACTTCCTCCTAGTTGTGATATTCAGGCACTTCAAAGGCAATACGTCACCAGGCAACCTGAAGGTTCTGGGAAGTTGCGAAGTGCTCTAAGTTGTCAGAATAATTCTCGAGTCGAACCTTACCTTGAACCCCAG GTTTTATTTGTTTATCCCCCAGAAAAGCCACTGCCACTTAAACACAAGGATCTTCTTTCATTTTGCTTCCCCGGAGGCATAGAG GTTCATGCTGTTGAGAAAACTCCTTCAATGAGTGAGCTGAATGAAATTCTTCTTTCACAG GAACACCTAAAACAAAGTGACCTGTCATTTGTATTCCGGTTGCAG GTTGCTGATAATTCCACTTTATATGGGTGCTGTGTGTTAGTTGAAGAAATAGTACAGAAGCCCTCTGGATTGCTTTCCTTGATTTCAGATAGACAACCTGCCTACCCATCTCTGAGTCGTTATGTGATGACCACTCGCAGATGTTATTGCATCCTTTCGAGGCTTCCATTCTTTGAATTGCACTTTGGTGTTCTGAATAG CATCTTTGATGAAGAAAGGTTGGAACGGTTAACAAAAAGTATTGGTGATATAGATTTGGAATTGTCGGAGAGTTACAGCAATGAAGCAAATATAGATGATGTGTTAACAGATCAAGGAGCTCTGGAGGACATACAGAACACAATGACCGAACCCTCTGAGATAAGTTCAGGAGATTCTAAACTTGGAG TTGACCTGGAAACTGAGACGTTTAAAAGAGGAAAAGAATCCGGAGGTGCAGATCCTGAAGATTGTGATACTGATGTTGATGATTTCACAACAAATAAGCAAGCAGCAGAAAGACATTTGCCAAATGCTGTTTTGCCATTTCTACGCTATTATCAGTATGAAAGTTCTGAATCTTCCTGCAG TTTTCAAGGTTCCCCTTGTGACGACAGGAATTTGAGGAGTGATGTTGATGATACAGAAACAGAAGAGGCTTCTATTTCTGGCCAGGAGGATTCCAGTGATCACCTTGATATACTTGAATGGGCTAAG GCAAACAATCATGGATCATTGCAGATACTATGTGAATACTATCGGCTACCTTGTCCAGAAAGGGGTTCAAAACTTAGGTTTCATCCTTTGGAGCACCTTCATCCACTGGAATATCATAGGCCTGATGAAAAAGTTTTGCATATTGCTGGCtcaaccattgatttgagatcttGCAGTACAAGTCTTGAATTTGCTGAG GCACACACTGCCCTTTTGGCAGAAGAGGAAGCAACTGCTCTATCAACGTGGGCTGTTGCATGCATGTGTGGATCTCTGCGGCTTGAACAT GTTCTAACAATCTTTGCAGCAGCATTGCTGGAGAAACAGATTGTGGTTGTTTGTTCAAATTTG GGAATTTTATCTGCTATAGTTTTGTCAATTGTCCCTCTGATCCGGCCATACCAATGGCAAAGCCTCTTGATGCCG GTTTTGCCAGATGATATGCTAGACTTCTTAGATGCGCCTGTTCCTTACATA GTTGGTGTAAAGAACAAAACGAGTGAAGTGCAGTCAAAGTTAGCCAATGTAATTCTGGTCGATGCTAATAAGAACCAG ATAAAGACGTCCACAATACCACAGCTGCCACAACATAGGGAGCTCTTTGCATGCTTGAGTCCTTATCATGCAAAGCTTGTCGGTGAAAGTTATTTGGGGAGGAAAAGACCAGTACATGAGTGCACAGATGTGCAG ATTGAAGCTGCCAAAGGTTTTTTAGTGGTGTTAAGATCATACTTGGATTCTCTTTGCTCTAACATGCGGTCACACACAATTACAAATGTACAGTCCAATAATGATAAG GTATCGTTGCTTTTAAAAGAGAGTTTCATTGATTCATTCCCTAGTCGTGATCGACCATTTATGAAG CTGTTTGTGGACACACAACTCTTTACTGTACATACAGATCTTGTTCTCTCATTTATCCAGAAGGAATAG
- the LOC108486337 gene encoding uncharacterized protein LOC108486337 isoform X1, translated as MSKSEDSGSPGWTASFFMPTKEDVARAVAAAAAAATAVHSPRPSAVYSLKDENSGSQFQKLQHHVARVLKGFSQPPEVRRGTYNPEVLTSQKRQWANFQLQHLDHRSFKGPSRLFESMVVVGLPPSCDIQALQRQYVTRQPEGSGKLRSALSCQNNSRVEPYLEPQVLFVYPPEKPLPLKHKDLLSFCFPGGIEVHAVEKTPSMSELNEILLSQEHLKQSDLSFVFRLQVADNSTLYGCCVLVEEIVQKPSGLLSLISDRQPAYPSLSRYVMTTRRCYCILSRLPFFELHFGVLNSIFDEERLERLTKSIGDIDLELSESYSNEANIDDVLTDQGALEDIQNTMTEPSEISSGDSKLGGNDDGNGLEHRMLESDFDSNKAVNHDTVVPVDLETETFKRGKESGGADPEDCDTDVDDFTTNKQAAERHLPNAVLPFLRYYQYESSESSCSFQGSPCDDRNLRSDVDDTETEEASISGQEDSSDHLDILEWAKANNHGSLQILCEYYRLPCPERGSKLRFHPLEHLHPLEYHRPDEKVLHIAGSTIDLRSCSTSLEFAEAHTALLAEEEATALSTWAVACMCGSLRLEHVLTIFAAALLEKQIVVVCSNLGILSAIVLSIVPLIRPYQWQSLLMPVLPDDMLDFLDAPVPYIVGVKNKTSEVQSKLANVILVDANKNQIKTSTIPQLPQHRELFACLSPYHAKLVGESYLGRKRPVHECTDVQIEAAKGFLVVLRSYLDSLCSNMRSHTITNVQSNNDKVSLLLKESFIDSFPSRDRPFMKLFVDTQLFTVHTDLVLSFIQKE; from the exons ATGTCCAAAAGTGAAGATTCTGGTAGCCCTGGATGGACTGCATCCTTTTTCATGCCGACGAAGGAGGATGTTGCAAGGGCAGTTGCTGCTGCTGCTGCAGCTGCAACTGCTGTTCATTCTCCCCGACCATCTGCTGTATATTCATTGAAAGATGAGAATAGCGGTAGCCAATTTCAGAAGCTCCAGCATCATGTTGCAAGAGTGTTAAAAGGCTTCTCGCAACCCCCTGAAGTGAGACGTGGAACTTACAATCCGGAAGTTCTGACTAGCCAAAAGCGTCAGTGGGCAAACTTTCAGCTGCAACATTTG GATCATAGATCTTTTAAAGGACCATCAAGGTTGTTTGAGAGCATGGTTGTTGTTGGACTTCCTCCTAGTTGTGATATTCAGGCACTTCAAAGGCAATACGTCACCAGGCAACCTGAAGGTTCTGGGAAGTTGCGAAGTGCTCTAAGTTGTCAGAATAATTCTCGAGTCGAACCTTACCTTGAACCCCAG GTTTTATTTGTTTATCCCCCAGAAAAGCCACTGCCACTTAAACACAAGGATCTTCTTTCATTTTGCTTCCCCGGAGGCATAGAG GTTCATGCTGTTGAGAAAACTCCTTCAATGAGTGAGCTGAATGAAATTCTTCTTTCACAG GAACACCTAAAACAAAGTGACCTGTCATTTGTATTCCGGTTGCAG GTTGCTGATAATTCCACTTTATATGGGTGCTGTGTGTTAGTTGAAGAAATAGTACAGAAGCCCTCTGGATTGCTTTCCTTGATTTCAGATAGACAACCTGCCTACCCATCTCTGAGTCGTTATGTGATGACCACTCGCAGATGTTATTGCATCCTTTCGAGGCTTCCATTCTTTGAATTGCACTTTGGTGTTCTGAATAG CATCTTTGATGAAGAAAGGTTGGAACGGTTAACAAAAAGTATTGGTGATATAGATTTGGAATTGTCGGAGAGTTACAGCAATGAAGCAAATATAGATGATGTGTTAACAGATCAAGGAGCTCTGGAGGACATACAGAACACAATGACCGAACCCTCTGAGATAAGTTCAGGAGATTCTAAACTTGGAGGTAATGATGATGGGAATGGCTTGGAGCATCGAATGCTTGAGAGTGACTTTGACTCAAACAAAGCTGTTAATCATGATACTGTTGTTCCAGTTGACCTGGAAACTGAGACGTTTAAAAGAGGAAAAGAATCCGGAGGTGCAGATCCTGAAGATTGTGATACTGATGTTGATGATTTCACAACAAATAAGCAAGCAGCAGAAAGACATTTGCCAAATGCTGTTTTGCCATTTCTACGCTATTATCAGTATGAAAGTTCTGAATCTTCCTGCAG TTTTCAAGGTTCCCCTTGTGACGACAGGAATTTGAGGAGTGATGTTGATGATACAGAAACAGAAGAGGCTTCTATTTCTGGCCAGGAGGATTCCAGTGATCACCTTGATATACTTGAATGGGCTAAG GCAAACAATCATGGATCATTGCAGATACTATGTGAATACTATCGGCTACCTTGTCCAGAAAGGGGTTCAAAACTTAGGTTTCATCCTTTGGAGCACCTTCATCCACTGGAATATCATAGGCCTGATGAAAAAGTTTTGCATATTGCTGGCtcaaccattgatttgagatcttGCAGTACAAGTCTTGAATTTGCTGAG GCACACACTGCCCTTTTGGCAGAAGAGGAAGCAACTGCTCTATCAACGTGGGCTGTTGCATGCATGTGTGGATCTCTGCGGCTTGAACAT GTTCTAACAATCTTTGCAGCAGCATTGCTGGAGAAACAGATTGTGGTTGTTTGTTCAAATTTG GGAATTTTATCTGCTATAGTTTTGTCAATTGTCCCTCTGATCCGGCCATACCAATGGCAAAGCCTCTTGATGCCG GTTTTGCCAGATGATATGCTAGACTTCTTAGATGCGCCTGTTCCTTACATA GTTGGTGTAAAGAACAAAACGAGTGAAGTGCAGTCAAAGTTAGCCAATGTAATTCTGGTCGATGCTAATAAGAACCAG ATAAAGACGTCCACAATACCACAGCTGCCACAACATAGGGAGCTCTTTGCATGCTTGAGTCCTTATCATGCAAAGCTTGTCGGTGAAAGTTATTTGGGGAGGAAAAGACCAGTACATGAGTGCACAGATGTGCAG ATTGAAGCTGCCAAAGGTTTTTTAGTGGTGTTAAGATCATACTTGGATTCTCTTTGCTCTAACATGCGGTCACACACAATTACAAATGTACAGTCCAATAATGATAAG GTATCGTTGCTTTTAAAAGAGAGTTTCATTGATTCATTCCCTAGTCGTGATCGACCATTTATGAAG CTGTTTGTGGACACACAACTCTTTACTGTACATACAGATCTTGTTCTCTCATTTATCCAGAAGGAATAG
- the LOC108484457 gene encoding growth-regulating factor 1-like isoform X1 → MMSGRNRFPFTASQYQELEHQALIFKYMVSGIPIPPDLLFTIKRSCLDTSLSSRLFSYQPQHIGWNCFQMGLGRKVDPEPGRCRRTDGKKWRCSKEAYPDSKYCERHMHRGKNRSRKPVEVSNATMANPSTATQNISSITKTHHPPSFSSLSSMSLSSESQQQHQLRYHGYHSQANHPFMYPHASRPPGVGLSPQENTTHSLLGSGSYSQTNTDYRRNSYVYGLKEEVDEHAFFSEPSGTMRSFSGSSVDDSWQLAPLTMSSSSSKQRNCSGLQSEYSYLQLQSLTDHNPKQNKQDADEHSYIKYEMTDELEKGEPQKTVHRFFDEWPPKHRDSWLDLDDKSSNSSSVSTTRLSISIPSTSHDFPIFNSRAHNDG, encoded by the exons ATGATGAGTGGAAGAAACAGGTTTCCTTTTACTGCATCTCAGTATCAAGAGCTTGAACATCAAGCTCTAATCTTCAAGTACATGGTCTCAGGCATCCCTATACCACCTGATCTACTCTTCACCATCAAGAGAAGCTGCTTGGATACCTCACTTTCTTCAAGGCTTTTCTCTTACCAGCCTCAACATA TTGGATGGAACTGTTTTCAGATGGGATTGGGGAGAAAAGTGGACCCAGAACCTGGAAGGTGTAGAAGAACTGATGGAAAGAAATGGAGATGCTCTAAAGAAGCCTACCCAGATTCAAAGTACTGTGAAAGACACATGCATAGAGGCAAAAACCGTTCAAGAAAGCCTGTGGAAGTTAGTAATGCAACAATGGCAAATCCTTCAACAGCAACTCAAAACATCTCATCAATCACCAAGACACACCACCCcccttctttttcttctctttcttccaTGTCCTTGTCTTCTGAATCCCAACAGCAGCACCAACTTCGCTACCATGGTTATCATTCCCAGGCGAATCACCCCTTTATGTATCCCCATGCATCGAGACCTCCAGGGGTTGGCCTGTCACCTCAAGAAAACACCACACATTCTCTCCTCGGCTCTGGCTCTTACTCCCAGACTAACACGGATTACAG GAGAAACAGTTATGTTTATGGGTTGAAAGAAGAAGTAGATGAACATGCTTTTTTCTCTGAACCTTCCGGTACAATGAGGAGTTTCTCAGGTTCATCTGTGGATGATTCATGGCAACTTGCACCACTAACAATGAGCTCCTCTTCCTCAAAGCAGAGGAACTGTTCTGGATTACAGAGTGAATACTCTTACTTGCAGCTTCAAAGCCTCACTGATCACAACCCGAAACAAAACAAACAGGATGCTGATGAACATTCCTATATCAAATATGAAATGACTGATGAATTGGAGAAAGGAGAACCCCAAAAGACAGTCCATCGTTTCTTTGATGAATGGCCACCAAAACATAGAGATTCATGGCTTGATTTGGATGATAAATCATCAAACAGCTCATCAGTTTCAACAACCAGACTCTCTATATCCATCCCTTCCACTTCACATGACTTCCCCATTTTCAATTCAAGAGCTCATAAtg ATGGTTGA
- the LOC108485000 gene encoding cytochrome P450 CYP72A616-like — MDCFVLVTTSLVFFILLYGVARVSYSIWLKPKSQERLLKQQGIGGRAYKLLVGDMKQFIKQITEAWSKPINLCHHIVPRVDPFTLDNVQKYGKISYCWTGTRPRLIIQDPEMMKEVLANKQGHFQKPPLNPQILILSRGISTLEGEQWYKRRKMINPAFHLEKLKGMVPIFSVSCGQMIEQWKERASLQSSCEIDVWPELQKLTADAISRTAFGSSYEEGKKIFQLQKELISLTLEAMQSLYIPGFRFIPTKKNQRRKQLNKEITSMLRNVIQRKEHAMKTGQARANDLLGMLLQHNNQFAVLENTNGAEGKMTIDDVIEECKQFYLAGQETAASLLTWTIIVLALHPEWQEKAREEVLQVCGKELEFEAINHLKIVTMILYEVLRLYPPVIAIYQHTNKEAQIKEISVPAGVDLTLPILLVNHDPGLWGEDAEEFKPERFSQGVSKASKDQLAFFAFGWGPRTCIGQNFAMIEAKVALAMILQHFSFKLSPSYSHAPYTVMTLQPQHGAQIILHQI, encoded by the exons ATGGATTGCTTTGTTTTAGTAACCACTTCATTGGTCTTCTTCATCCTCCTTTATGGGGTTGCAAGAGTTTCCTATTCCATTTGGTTGAAACCCAAAAGCCAGGAAAGGCTATTAAAGCAGCAAGGTATCGGTGGCAGAGCTTACAAACTACTGGTTGGGGACATGAAACAGTTCATAAAGCAGATAACTGAAGCTTGGTCTAAGCCTATTAATCTATGTCACCACATTGTTCCACGTGTTGACCCTTTCACACTCGATAATGTCCAGAAATATG GGAAGATATCATATTGTTGGACTGGAACAAGACCAAGGCTGATTATACAGGATCCAGAAATGATGAAGGAGGTGTTAGCCAATAAGCAAGGTCACTTCCAAAAGCCACCACTGAATCCACAAATTCTCATTCTATCTAGAGGAATCTCAACTCTTGAGGGAGAGCAGTGGTATAAACGCAGAAAGATGATCAACCCTGCCTTTCATCTCGAGAAACTCAAG GGGATGGTTCCAATATTCTCAGTCAGTTGTGGACAGATGATTGAGCAGTGGAAGGAAAGGGCTAGTTTGCAATCAAGTTGTGAGATTGATGTATGGCCTGAACTTCAAAAGCTTACTGCTGATGCTATTTCCAGGACAGCATTTGGAAGCAGCTATGAAGAAGGGAAGAAAATCTTTCAACTTCAAAAAGAGCTGATTTCATTGACTCTTGAAGCAATGCAATCACTCTACATTCCTGGCTTCAG ATTTATTCCTACAAAAAAGAATCAGAGGAGAAAGCAATTGAACAAAGAAATCACATCAATGCTAAGAAATGTTATCCAAAGGAAAGAGCACGCAATGAAGACGGGACAAGCGAGGGCCAATGACTTGCTAGGCATGCTCTTGCAGCATAATAATCAGTTTGCTGTTCTAGAAAACACAAATGGAGCAGAAGGAAAGATGACAATTGACGATGTAATAGAGGAATGCAAACAGTTCTACCTTGCTGGCCAAGAAACGGCTGCAAGCTTGCTAACATGGACGATAATAGTCTTAGCTCTGCACCCAGAGTGGCAAGAAAAGGCTAGAGAGGAAGTCTTACAGGTTTGCGGCAAGGAGCTCGAATTTGAAGCTATAAACCACCTAAAGATT GTAACGATGATACTTTATGAAGTGTTGAGATTGTATCCACCTGTAATAGCTATATATCAACATACTAACAAAGAAGCCCAGATTAAAGAAATCTCTGTTCCAGCTGGAGTTGATCTAACGCTGCCCATCCTGCTCGTAAATCATGATCCTGGACTTTGGGGCGAAGATGCTGAAGAATTCAAGCCGGAGAGATTTTCCCAAGGAGTTTCAAAGGCATCGAAAGATCAACTGGCGTTTTTCGCATTCGGTTGGGGCCCGAGGACCTGTATTGGGCAAAATTTTGCTATGATTGAAGCTAAGGTCGCTTTGGCTATGATTCTACAACACTTCTCATTCAAGCTATCACCTTCTTACTCTCATGCTCCATACACTGTTATGACTCTTCAACCACAGCATGGAGCACAAATAATCTTGCACCAAATCTAG